The following proteins are co-located in the Candidatus Methanogranum gryphiswaldense genome:
- a CDS encoding nitrogenase, with protein sequence MTKNLVSLNVNPCKMCMPMGSATAMYGIRGCMTILHGSQGCSTYIRRHMATHYNEPVDIASSSLTEQGTVMGGEVNLKKGLDNMIRLYDPEVIGVATTCLAETIGEDVPRILDDYKKEHPENKVELIPISSAGYSGTQFEGYFKALRAVVENTQKDSTSNGRINVVVGPMSPADVRSLKRSLDRSGLEYILLPDISDNLDGGHGSNYSRLPKKGTSIEDIGKMCGARITLEISSFVPDQLSPAVFLKEKYGVPFIRLNVPVGLRDNDLFISAIESVGGKIDHLVHDERSRYLDAMVDSHKHNARGRAAIFGEPDFVYSVVRMMKENGISTKVIATGSSSQIFKESLKEELGLESSECEIMDDTDFDSIERKILEKGVNLMVGSSEARRIEERDGIPLIRSTFPIHDHTGGQRVRITGYEGGLALMDNITNSLIDGVETTFREDLKERYYTWGQSSQINKDPAYNNIVSVQDPCGPNYAELNAVRQDAEETFLIAVSSKSGVLVDQHFGRTDDLYIYECGRPNEVRFREHRSVSKFGDGSVCCGGPGTRKDDDGQNKIDKIVKVIGDCKVVISMRIGDAPQKKLKDLGILSLMMTGRIEEAVDKAAKEINSYGVIE encoded by the coding sequence ATGACAAAGAACCTTGTCAGTCTTAACGTCAATCCTTGCAAGATGTGCATGCCAATGGGGAGCGCCACAGCAATGTACGGAATACGCGGGTGCATGACCATATTGCACGGATCACAGGGATGCAGCACATACATAAGGCGTCATATGGCCACACATTACAATGAACCTGTGGATATCGCGTCGTCATCGCTCACCGAACAAGGTACGGTGATGGGTGGTGAAGTGAATCTCAAAAAGGGATTGGATAATATGATCCGTCTCTACGATCCAGAGGTAATAGGTGTCGCCACTACCTGTTTGGCGGAGACGATAGGCGAGGACGTACCAAGGATATTGGACGACTACAAGAAGGAGCATCCTGAGAACAAGGTCGAGTTGATACCGATATCATCGGCAGGATATTCCGGTACGCAGTTCGAGGGGTATTTCAAGGCCCTTCGTGCAGTAGTTGAGAACACTCAAAAGGATTCAACATCTAACGGACGCATAAATGTGGTCGTAGGGCCAATGTCTCCTGCGGATGTCCGTTCTTTAAAGAGGTCATTGGATCGTTCCGGTCTTGAATACATATTGTTGCCAGACATCTCGGATAATCTGGATGGGGGTCATGGGTCCAATTATTCCAGACTTCCAAAGAAAGGCACTTCGATCGAGGATATTGGAAAGATGTGCGGTGCAAGGATCACATTGGAGATATCTTCCTTTGTGCCAGATCAATTGTCCCCGGCAGTCTTTTTAAAAGAAAAGTATGGGGTGCCGTTCATTCGTCTAAATGTTCCAGTAGGCCTTCGTGATAATGATCTATTCATATCAGCGATCGAGTCAGTTGGAGGCAAGATAGACCATTTGGTCCACGATGAGCGTTCCAGGTATCTTGATGCAATGGTGGATTCGCATAAGCATAATGCCAGGGGGCGCGCGGCCATATTCGGGGAACCTGACTTCGTATATTCGGTGGTCAGGATGATGAAAGAGAATGGCATCTCCACCAAGGTCATTGCAACTGGATCGTCTTCGCAGATCTTCAAGGAGTCTTTGAAGGAAGAACTTGGTCTGGAATCGTCCGAATGCGAGATTATGGATGATACGGATTTCGATTCCATAGAGCGTAAGATCCTGGAAAAAGGTGTCAATTTGATGGTCGGAAGTTCGGAAGCAAGACGTATTGAGGAAAGGGACGGCATACCGCTGATCCGTTCTACTTTCCCAATACATGACCATACCGGAGGTCAAAGAGTAAGGATCACCGGGTATGAAGGAGGTCTGGCACTAATGGACAATATCACCAATAGCCTCATAGACGGGGTGGAAACGACCTTCAGGGAGGACCTTAAGGAAAGATATTACACATGGGGGCAGAGTTCGCAGATCAATAAAGATCCAGCATACAATAATATTGTATCTGTTCAAGATCCGTGTGGACCAAATTATGCAGAGCTCAACGCCGTTAGGCAGGATGCTGAAGAGACATTCTTGATAGCAGTATCTTCAAAGAGTGGAGTTTTAGTGGACCAGCATTTTGGACGTACAGACGATCTTTACATCTACGAATGTGGCAGACCGAATGAGGTAAGATTCAGAGAACACAGGAGCGTATCCAAATTCGGTGACGGTTCTGTATGCTGTGGAGGCCCTGGTACGCGTAAGGATGATGATGGGCAGAATAAGATCGACAAGATCGTAAAGGTCATCGGTGACTGTAAGGTTGTGATATCGATGCGCATAGGTGATGCCCCTCAAAAGAAACTCAAGGATCTGGGTATATTGAGTTTGATGATGACAGGAAGAATAGAGGAAGCTGTTGATAAAGCAGCAAAGGAAATTAATTCATACGGAGTGATAGAATGA
- a CDS encoding DUF1638 domain-containing protein — protein sequence MTSGTLGIIACPMLENELVHSLKKDDETKNIYVIETEYCGSLKGKLSVSGIPFELLSEKEFFSGRCDISSSLFNIVIKMNNLGLHAEPKDLKTFVEKQIEEFQPHIDVLGVYYGLCGNYGWDVTSWCESKGYKPTVVFRDEGGHVCDDCVGVCVGGGPRYLDLEKTYTGMLYVTPAIASNWRDFLAAGDIMKGIDSMNRIESLRELGIRTPDDYMRWMFEVCGYKNMVQIDNGLCDRDEFDKHIDEMSKNLNLSIIQVESGWATLQPAEDLYTACKSNLEHT from the coding sequence ATGACTTCTGGTACGCTTGGAATAATTGCCTGTCCCATGCTCGAGAACGAACTTGTCCATTCGTTGAAGAAAGATGATGAGACAAAGAATATCTATGTCATCGAGACAGAGTACTGTGGCAGTCTTAAAGGAAAACTAAGCGTCAGTGGAATTCCATTTGAGCTTCTATCTGAGAAGGAATTCTTTAGCGGAAGATGTGATATCTCCAGCTCGTTGTTCAACATTGTGATCAAGATGAATAATCTTGGATTGCATGCAGAACCAAAGGATCTGAAGACATTTGTAGAAAAACAGATAGAAGAATTCCAGCCACACATTGACGTTCTAGGCGTCTATTACGGACTGTGTGGAAATTATGGCTGGGACGTTACATCTTGGTGTGAAAGCAAAGGATACAAACCTACTGTTGTTTTCCGTGATGAAGGTGGACACGTATGCGATGATTGTGTTGGCGTATGTGTGGGTGGCGGGCCAAGATATCTGGATCTTGAAAAAACGTATACCGGTATGCTGTATGTAACACCCGCCATTGCTTCTAATTGGAGGGATTTTCTTGCGGCGGGGGACATCATGAAAGGGATAGATTCCATGAACAGGATCGAATCACTCAGAGAGCTTGGAATAAGGACTCCAGATGATTACATGAGGTGGATGTTTGAGGTCTGTGGCTATAAGAACATGGTACAGATAGACAACGGTCTATGTGATAGGGATGAGTTCGATAAACACATCGATGAGATGTCCAAAAATCTGAATCTGAGTATAATACAGGTGGAATCTGGATGGGCTACCCTCCAGCCTGCAGAGGATCTGTATACGGCCTGCAAATCAAATCTGGAACATACGTGA
- the nifH gene encoding nitrogenase iron protein yields MRQVAIYGKGGIGKSTTTQNLNAGLAEGLGMQNMIIGCDPKADSTRLILGGLAQKTVLDTLRDEGEDIELDAVLKPGYKNIRCVESGGPEPGVGCAGRGIITSINLLEKLGAYTDDLDYVFYDVLGDVVCGGFAMPIREGKAREIYIVCSGEMMALYAANNIAKGVSKYAKSGGVRLGGLICNSRKVEGEAELVSAVAKELGTHMIHFVPRSADVTKAEINKKTVIEYSPGVQQAEEYRELARKIDSNKDFVIPTPMPQERLEEILMEFGFMN; encoded by the coding sequence ATGAGACAAGTAGCAATTTACGGAAAGGGTGGCATAGGAAAGTCCACTACAACTCAAAATTTGAACGCAGGTCTGGCAGAAGGGCTTGGCATGCAGAATATGATCATTGGTTGTGATCCAAAGGCAGATTCGACAAGGCTCATCTTAGGCGGTCTTGCACAGAAGACCGTGTTAGATACCCTTCGTGATGAAGGAGAGGATATCGAGCTCGATGCTGTTTTGAAGCCCGGTTACAAGAACATAAGATGTGTGGAATCGGGAGGTCCAGAACCAGGGGTCGGATGTGCGGGAAGAGGTATAATCACATCCATCAATCTGCTGGAGAAGCTTGGAGCATACACAGACGATCTTGATTACGTGTTCTACGATGTTCTCGGAGATGTTGTTTGTGGTGGATTTGCGATGCCGATCCGTGAAGGTAAGGCCAGGGAGATATACATCGTTTGTTCCGGTGAGATGATGGCATTGTACGCTGCTAACAACATAGCCAAGGGTGTTTCCAAGTATGCAAAGAGCGGAGGCGTACGCCTTGGAGGGCTGATATGCAACTCACGTAAGGTGGAAGGAGAGGCAGAACTCGTATCGGCTGTCGCCAAGGAACTCGGAACACACATGATACACTTTGTTCCAAGAAGCGCAGATGTCACCAAGGCTGAGATCAATAAGAAGACCGTCATCGAGTACAGTCCGGGCGTTCAGCAGGCAGAAGAGTATAGAGAGCTCGCAAGGAAGATCGACTCAAACAAGGATTTCGTCATACCTACGCCGATGCCACAGGAGAGACTGGAAGAGATCCTAATGGAGTTCGGATTCATGAACTGA
- a CDS encoding P-II family nitrogen regulator, with product MKEILAFIRPDKMRITIDSLADAGFPGLTCRTCMGRGKQMFPSHIDGVPSEVFSAPADEILLQHSRLIAKRCLSLVVNDSDLQKAVSVIMEKNRTGKPGDGKIFVLPVVESYRVRTGESLSGE from the coding sequence ATGAAAGAGATCTTGGCCTTCATAAGGCCCGATAAGATGAGGATAACGATAGATTCACTGGCTGATGCAGGGTTTCCTGGGTTGACCTGTAGGACATGCATGGGAAGAGGAAAACAGATGTTCCCATCCCATATCGACGGTGTGCCTTCAGAGGTGTTCAGTGCCCCCGCGGACGAGATACTGTTGCAACATTCCCGTTTGATAGCAAAGAGATGCCTGTCTCTCGTGGTCAATGATTCTGACCTCCAAAAGGCTGTCAGTGTCATAATGGAAAAGAATAGGACCGGAAAACCCGGTGATGGAAAGATATTCGTTCTGCCTGTCGTGGAATCCTATAGGGTTCGTACGGGCGAATCGCTGTCGGGGGAATGA
- a CDS encoding (2Fe-2S) ferredoxin domain-containing protein, with the protein MIQPKYHVFVCTSCRPNGVQKGLCATKGSPGLIQSFIEEIEDRGLESDVLVTNAGCFGICDKGPVVVVYPEGVWYGNVTEDDVSKIVESHFENGTPLKELII; encoded by the coding sequence ATGATACAGCCAAAATATCATGTTTTTGTCTGCACAAGTTGCAGACCGAACGGAGTGCAGAAAGGACTTTGTGCGACAAAGGGGTCTCCAGGTTTGATCCAGAGTTTTATTGAAGAGATAGAGGACCGCGGGTTGGAATCGGATGTGCTTGTCACCAATGCAGGATGTTTCGGCATATGTGACAAGGGTCCAGTGGTCGTGGTCTATCCTGAAGGCGTCTGGTACGGGAATGTCACAGAGGACGATGTCAGCAAGATCGTGGAGAGCCATTTTGAGAATGGCACGCCACTCAAAGAATTGATTATCTGA
- a CDS encoding P-II family nitrogen regulator, with translation MYMIKAIVRPEKSGKVMSDLMDAGFPAVTKIDVFGRGKQRGMVIGDVRYDEIPKEMLLIAVKDEDKEEVIRNILHSARTGDNGHFGDGRIFVQPIIESYTISTASKD, from the coding sequence ATGTATATGATAAAAGCAATTGTTAGACCTGAAAAGTCTGGAAAAGTGATGTCTGACCTTATGGACGCAGGATTTCCTGCAGTCACAAAAATAGATGTCTTTGGTCGCGGTAAACAGAGAGGCATGGTCATCGGTGATGTCAGATATGACGAGATACCGAAGGAGATGCTTCTGATAGCTGTTAAAGACGAAGATAAGGAAGAAGTGATCAGGAACATACTCCACAGTGCTCGTACCGGAGATAATGGACATTTCGGAGATGGTCGTATCTTTGTACAGCCGATAATCGAATCGTACACCATAAGCACGGCCTCCAAGGATTGA
- a CDS encoding nitrogenase component I subunit alpha: MNMVIPREEILAKYDPRVFKNRKEHIITVDSNDPNSQITANSRAVPGIMTHRGCCYAGCKGVVLGPLKDVLVITHGPIGCGFYSWGTRRNKAYDPNGVWFQYCFSTDVQEPDIVFGGDKKLRKAIDEALATFKVRPKAIMICSTCPIGLIGDDIHAVAAKAEADYGIPCMAFSCEGYKGVSQSGGHHIANNTIMRRVIGSNIEAPQASRYSVNLLGEYNIGGDGWEVERILERCGIEVVSIFTGDGSFEKIQKAHTATLNLVQCHRSINYIAEMMKTKYGIDWLKVNFIGIKSTIKSLHDIADYFDDPVLTKRIEDVIEDEMEDIADDIVYLRSMLEGKTAVIYVGGSRSHHYQLLMRDFGIKCVAAGYEFAHRDDYEGRDVIPTIKGDADNKNIESITVKPDPDLYKTFLTEARYKELKEKMELDDYAGMIPDMDNGSIVIDDMNEFESEEIMRIFKPDMFFSGIKDKYMFEKSGVYSRQLHSYDYSGPYSGFAGACKFGHDLVMGLTIPAWKLIVPKWKKESVLEASFEKKGVL; this comes from the coding sequence ATGAATATGGTCATACCAAGAGAGGAGATATTGGCAAAATACGATCCCCGTGTGTTCAAGAACAGAAAGGAGCACATAATCACCGTTGACAGTAACGATCCTAACAGTCAGATAACCGCCAATTCAAGGGCGGTACCAGGTATAATGACGCATAGAGGATGTTGTTATGCAGGTTGCAAAGGAGTCGTATTGGGCCCGTTGAAGGATGTACTCGTGATAACCCACGGCCCGATAGGATGTGGGTTCTATTCATGGGGTACCAGACGTAACAAGGCATATGATCCTAACGGGGTATGGTTCCAATATTGTTTCTCTACCGATGTGCAGGAACCTGATATCGTGTTCGGAGGGGACAAGAAATTAAGGAAGGCCATAGACGAAGCATTGGCCACATTCAAGGTCAGACCTAAGGCGATCATGATATGCTCCACGTGTCCGATCGGACTTATTGGGGACGATATACATGCTGTAGCTGCAAAGGCCGAGGCTGATTACGGGATCCCGTGCATGGCGTTCAGCTGTGAGGGTTACAAGGGTGTTTCGCAGTCAGGAGGCCACCATATCGCCAACAATACCATCATGAGACGTGTAATAGGGTCCAACATCGAAGCTCCCCAGGCGTCTAGATATTCTGTCAATCTGTTGGGAGAATACAACATCGGCGGTGACGGATGGGAAGTTGAGCGCATATTGGAGCGTTGCGGAATAGAGGTCGTATCGATATTCACCGGTGACGGTAGTTTCGAAAAGATACAGAAGGCCCATACTGCAACGTTGAACCTCGTTCAGTGTCACAGGTCGATCAATTACATTGCAGAGATGATGAAGACGAAATATGGAATAGACTGGTTGAAGGTCAATTTCATAGGCATAAAGTCGACCATCAAGTCATTGCATGATATTGCAGATTATTTCGATGACCCCGTGTTAACGAAACGTATCGAAGATGTCATAGAAGACGAGATGGAAGATATCGCTGACGACATTGTGTATCTGCGTTCTATGCTCGAGGGTAAGACCGCAGTGATATATGTCGGAGGATCAAGAAGTCATCATTATCAGCTTTTGATGCGGGACTTCGGTATAAAGTGCGTAGCCGCTGGTTATGAGTTCGCACATCGTGATGATTACGAGGGTCGTGACGTCATACCTACCATCAAGGGCGATGCTGACAATAAGAACATCGAATCAATCACCGTTAAACCCGATCCAGATCTGTATAAAACATTCCTCACCGAGGCACGTTACAAGGAACTGAAGGAAAAGATGGAACTCGATGATTATGCAGGCATGATCCCCGATATGGATAATGGAAGCATCGTTATCGATGATATGAACGAGTTCGAATCAGAGGAGATCATGAGGATATTCAAGCCGGATATGTTCTTCTCTGGGATCAAGGACAAGTATATGTTCGAGAAGTCTGGGGTCTATTCAAGACAGCTCCATTCCTACGATTATAGCGGTCCGTATTCTGGATTTGCCGGCGCCTGTAAGTTCGGACACGATCTTGTGATGGGGCTTACGATCCCGGCATGGAAATTGATAGTTCCAAAGTGGAAGAAGGAATCCGTTCTGGAAGCTTCTTTCGAGAAAAAGGGAGTGCTCTGA
- a CDS encoding helix-turn-helix transcriptional regulator has product MVNRNSMNAQDVADVLNIAKNTVYELVKRGELNSYMVGRKMRFTADDVEEYIRKSKRIQDVEKDTEDLQIEYDESVYSSPGFIISGQDIMLDVLSSCIDQQGGGLCLRSYIGSYDSLVNLYKGRVNVASSHLWDGDTGEYNVPYVKRLLPGTPAIIIHLTCRTQGFYVKKGNPLDVRGWDDLIRDDITIINREKGAGSRVLLDEHLRLMGVATKGINGYGRESRSHLTVATTVARGGADLAVGDMKMIRQVSGIDFIPLQKERYELVIKEEDMGTKQVDILLQTIRSKEFRQEFSNVDGYDTKDMGKIVNGIN; this is encoded by the coding sequence ATGGTCAACAGGAATTCCATGAACGCTCAGGATGTAGCTGATGTCCTGAACATAGCCAAGAACACAGTGTACGAACTTGTAAAGCGCGGAGAGCTCAATTCCTACATGGTCGGTAGGAAGATGCGTTTTACAGCCGATGATGTTGAAGAATATATCAGAAAGTCGAAAAGGATACAAGATGTAGAGAAGGACACAGAGGACCTACAGATCGAATACGATGAGTCCGTATACTCTAGTCCTGGTTTCATAATATCCGGTCAGGATATAATGTTGGATGTACTCTCATCATGTATCGACCAACAAGGCGGTGGATTGTGCCTGAGGTCGTATATAGGAAGTTATGACAGTCTTGTGAATCTGTACAAAGGAAGAGTAAATGTAGCATCGTCTCACCTTTGGGACGGGGACACTGGGGAGTATAACGTACCATATGTCAAAAGACTATTGCCTGGTACTCCGGCAATAATAATACATCTTACATGTAGGACCCAGGGGTTCTATGTTAAGAAGGGGAATCCTTTGGATGTCAGGGGATGGGATGATCTCATCAGAGATGATATTACTATCATTAACAGGGAGAAAGGCGCAGGGTCGAGAGTTCTTCTTGATGAGCATCTTCGTCTGATGGGTGTTGCTACCAAAGGCATCAACGGATATGGTCGCGAGTCTCGTTCCCACTTGACAGTAGCAACGACCGTTGCCAGAGGCGGAGCAGATCTGGCTGTCGGGGATATGAAGATGATAAGACAGGTATCTGGAATAGATTTCATTCCTCTTCAGAAAGAGAGGTATGAATTGGTCATCAAAGAAGAGGATATGGGCACTAAGCAGGTCGACATTTTATTACAGACAATAAGGTCCAAGGAGTTCAGACAGGAATTCTCGAATGTTGATGGTTATGATACCAAGGATATGGGCAAGATAGTAAACGGTATAAATTGA
- the nifE gene encoding nitrogenase iron-molybdenum cofactor biosynthesis protein NifE produces the protein MNTEPGTILDERKAFIRYGQESGIKCEADSVSGAVSQRACVYCGARVVLNPITDAFHIVHGPIGCASYTWDIRGSLTSGSDEYRNSYSTDMTEKDVIFGGEKKLSAAIDEVVEKHSPSLIFVYATCIVGVIGDDIGSVCRAAEARHPNVRIIPVQSPGFSGTKSHGYKLACEALMDLIRPHYDQAKVKGINFLGDYNLAGEAWIVRGYLESIGIPIITTFTGDSCHKNLIRAPSAQMNIVQCAGSMTYLAKCMENEFGIPYMKISFFGVEDTSASLLRISQAVGTEENICAAKELIAREEARVNPILKEYKKRLQGKKAAVYVGGGFKAISLIRQFNALGMKTAMVGTQTGTQEDYEIIRQIADSDTVILDDANPAELETFMKEKDVDILVGGVKERPLAYKLGVAFCDHNHERRHALAGYEGVLNFVKEIDASINSPIWNYVGGCDRS, from the coding sequence ATGAACACAGAACCGGGCACGATATTGGATGAACGTAAGGCGTTCATACGTTATGGTCAGGAGAGCGGCATAAAATGTGAGGCAGACAGTGTTTCCGGTGCCGTCAGTCAGCGCGCTTGTGTGTACTGCGGTGCGCGTGTAGTTCTGAACCCCATAACAGATGCATTCCACATAGTCCATGGCCCAATAGGTTGTGCGAGCTACACATGGGATATAAGAGGAAGTCTGACCAGTGGCAGCGATGAGTATCGTAACAGTTATTCAACGGATATGACTGAGAAGGACGTGATCTTCGGAGGGGAAAAGAAACTCTCGGCAGCCATTGATGAGGTTGTTGAGAAACACAGTCCTTCGTTGATATTCGTCTATGCAACATGTATCGTGGGGGTCATAGGTGACGACATAGGTTCTGTCTGCAGAGCAGCGGAGGCGAGGCATCCAAACGTCCGCATAATACCTGTCCAATCACCAGGGTTCTCCGGTACCAAGTCACACGGCTACAAATTGGCATGCGAGGCGCTGATGGACCTGATAAGGCCGCATTATGATCAGGCAAAGGTCAAAGGTATCAATTTCCTTGGAGATTACAATCTTGCCGGGGAAGCATGGATCGTCAGAGGATATCTGGAGTCCATTGGCATACCTATAATCACGACATTCACAGGTGATTCCTGTCATAAGAATTTGATAAGGGCCCCCAGTGCTCAGATGAACATAGTTCAGTGTGCGGGGTCAATGACATATCTTGCAAAATGCATGGAGAACGAATTCGGAATACCATATATGAAGATCAGTTTCTTTGGTGTCGAGGACACCTCTGCATCTTTGCTGCGTATAAGTCAGGCGGTCGGTACAGAGGAGAACATCTGTGCGGCAAAGGAACTTATAGCGAGGGAAGAGGCGAGAGTCAATCCGATATTGAAGGAATACAAAAAGCGGCTTCAGGGTAAAAAAGCCGCAGTGTATGTCGGTGGCGGATTCAAGGCGATATCCCTGATAAGGCAGTTCAATGCCCTTGGTATGAAGACCGCCATGGTAGGTACTCAAACTGGAACACAGGAAGACTATGAGATAATCAGACAGATAGCTGACAGCGATACGGTCATCCTGGATGATGCCAATCCTGCGGAACTCGAGACCTTCATGAAGGAAAAGGACGTGGATATTCTGGTTGGTGGGGTCAAGGAGCGTCCTTTGGCCTATAAGTTAGGTGTTGCGTTCTGCGATCACAATCATGAGAGGAGACACGCCTTGGCCGGTTATGAAGGGGTATTGAATTTTGTCAAGGAGATCGATGCATCGATAAACAGTCCGATCTGGAATTATGTAGGGGGCTGTGACAGATCATGA
- a CDS encoding nitrogenase molybdenum-iron protein subunit beta: MLDLTPNECVEREALRINPCKTCQPVGAVYAALGVHRCMPYSHGSQGCISYHRTVLSRHFKEPAPAVSSSFTEGASVFGGGSNLKTGVKNVFEIYKPDIIAIHTTCLSETIGDDIRSIIQDIEVPDGKYLVHANTPSYVGSHVYGYYNMMCGFINYLSESTGVPNGKVAIFPGWMNPGDLVEIKRLADICGLKYIMFPDQSGVMDAPLLGTYEMYPEGGTRISEIKDLGNCRCVLALGEMISAEPCFALERKCKVPHKMIPYPIGVENTDEFVMQTVKLSGIGNVPVCLENERGQLIDMMIDSHQHYSQKKVAIYGDPDTVLGVMSFVLELGMTPKYVITGTFGERFDHEAARILEVYGVKDCKVKSNADLFELHQWIKNESVDLLIGTTYGKQIAKAENIPLVRVGFPVLDRYVHSYMPIVGYRGCIRLLEMITNVFLDERDRECEDKDLEIVL; this comes from the coding sequence ATGTTAGATCTTACGCCAAATGAATGTGTTGAGAGGGAAGCACTAAGAATCAATCCCTGCAAGACGTGTCAGCCAGTGGGAGCCGTGTATGCGGCATTGGGTGTTCACAGATGTATGCCTTACAGTCACGGGTCGCAGGGATGCATTTCCTATCACAGGACCGTATTGTCAAGGCATTTCAAGGAGCCAGCTCCTGCTGTATCAAGCTCGTTCACAGAAGGAGCATCGGTATTCGGCGGTGGAAGCAATCTTAAAACGGGTGTCAAGAACGTGTTCGAGATCTATAAGCCGGACATAATAGCGATACACACCACGTGCCTCAGTGAAACGATCGGAGACGATATCCGTTCGATAATACAGGATATAGAGGTTCCTGATGGCAAATATCTCGTCCATGCCAACACCCCTAGTTACGTGGGGTCTCATGTTTACGGGTATTACAATATGATGTGCGGTTTCATCAACTATCTGTCGGAATCCACAGGTGTGCCGAACGGGAAGGTCGCAATATTCCCCGGTTGGATGAATCCAGGGGATCTGGTTGAGATCAAGAGGCTTGCAGATATCTGCGGCCTCAAATACATAATGTTCCCAGACCAGAGCGGCGTCATGGATGCTCCTCTGCTAGGTACTTATGAGATGTACCCTGAAGGAGGGACCCGTATCTCTGAGATCAAGGACCTAGGAAATTGCAGATGTGTACTTGCATTGGGTGAAATGATCTCGGCTGAACCTTGTTTCGCATTAGAACGCAAGTGCAAGGTACCTCACAAGATGATCCCGTATCCGATCGGTGTTGAGAATACCGATGAATTTGTGATGCAGACCGTGAAACTTTCAGGAATAGGCAATGTGCCCGTTTGTTTGGAGAATGAACGCGGGCAGTTGATCGATATGATGATCGATTCTCATCAGCATTATTCGCAGAAGAAGGTCGCCATCTACGGGGACCCTGATACTGTATTGGGTGTGATGAGTTTCGTATTGGAACTCGGAATGACGCCAAAGTATGTTATCACGGGTACTTTTGGGGAAAGATTCGATCATGAGGCCGCGAGGATCCTGGAGGTATATGGAGTCAAGGATTGCAAAGTAAAGAGCAATGCAGATCTGTTCGAGCTCCATCAATGGATCAAGAACGAATCTGTGGATCTGTTGATCGGTACTACATATGGAAAGCAGATCGCAAAGGCAGAGAACATACCTCTCGTACGCGTCGGCTTCCCTGTGTTGGACCGTTATGTGCATTCATACATGCCGATCGTTGGATACAGAGGGTGCATCCGTCTTCTCGAGATGATCACCAATGTATTCCTGGATGAGCGCGATCGTGAGTGCGAGGACAAGGATCTAGAGATCGTATTGTGA